The genomic segment ctaaacacttatggggtctctctcctgtgtgcaaTGCCTGGTGTTTAAAAAGGGCTGACCTCcgtctgaaacttttcccacagtccacgCACTTATGAGTTCTATCTCCTGTTTGGCTTGTGTGATGTGTAATTAGTTCTGACTTCCAAAAAAACCATTTCCTGCACTCGAGACATTGAGAGGGTTTCTCTTCTGTGTGGCGTCTCCCATGGTTATTGCGTCTCCCATGGTTATTAAGGTCTAAGGGGTTATTGAAGCTTTCCACATGGTCCAAGCATTGAGAGGGTTTCTCTGCAGTATGGATTGTCTGATGTGTTACAAGCTGTGAGCTCAGAATGAATCTTTTCCCACACTGCAGGCAGTCCCAGGGTGTCTCTTCCTTGGGATTTGTCTGCTGCACTCTGGGATCCTCGTTACCTCTTCCACAGTTAATAGATTCATCCACTTTCTTCCCTGGGTGGTTTTCCCGCAGCCTCTCTGACCTGTGACAATTTTCCCAGGCATCTGCCTGTTCCAAGCACTGGGAAAAATTCCATGCAGCACTTCCCAGAAAGGTCTCCTTTGGTTCCATTTTACCAGGAACTTCTGCACCATGATTCTCCTCTTCATTCTCACTCAGTCGCTCAGCACCTGATGGGAGACAGAGACAATCCAGACAGGAGTCATTgtgctggggagaaagaggaatagCACCAAGGAAAAACCCAACACAAAGACTGAGCAATTGGATTCTGCCTCCACTTCTCACCCAAACACTCACAGGGAAGGAAACTCCTGCAGCTAAGAGGCTGGGTGGAATGGCATGAGCGATATCTGCTG from the Chelonia mydas isolate rCheMyd1 chromosome 14, rCheMyd1.pri.v2, whole genome shotgun sequence genome contains:
- the LOC122462920 gene encoding zinc finger and SCAN domain-containing protein 29-like, encoding MQENYETVTSLGFPIPKPELIARLEQGEELWVPDLQACKKREIPRGAHTAGAERLSENEEENHGAEVPGKMEPKETFLGSAAWNFSQCLEQADAWENCHRSERLRENHPGKKVDESINCGRGNEDPRVQQTNPKEETPWDCLQCGKRFILSSQLVTHQTIHTAEKPSQCLDHVESFNNPLDLNNHGRRNNHGRRHTEEKPSQCLECRKCFIWRSDLVRHQALHTGERP